The following nucleotide sequence is from Zingiber officinale cultivar Zhangliang chromosome 10A, Zo_v1.1, whole genome shotgun sequence.
ATCTCGAAGCAAAGCAATTCCCATCTGACACACATGATGCATTACAGATTCATCATGATACTCGAATTCATCTCGAGTCTGTGTTAACCCTCGAACCTGGGCTTGTGTGTTTTACCCAAACTGCTATTGTTTGACATCAAGCTGACCAAATTATCTTTTTGAATACTCTGTCTCCCATCATTTATGTCTGTCTCTCATCATTTACGTCTCTCAACGGCAAATTGACTCAACCATGCTAAAATGGTTACAAAGTAAAAGCTTCATTTCTGTTCTGTAATATccataagagagtttttaaaagggCCACTAACATAATAGTATGTGCAAATATGCCCCAAATACTGGGAGCTacctatttcaaaatattttccaaatgAAAACTTCAATCAGTATAAATATTTCGTGTTTCCTTAGCTTCCAGCCTACCAATATTGAAGATCTATGACAAAGGTCATAAGCTTTTTGGAACAGATGGCTTGAAGATGTGACGACCAAACCCAATAACCCCTCTTAAGCTCCAGAGTGTCTTAAATGGGCATCTTACTCATCGTGGGCCATATATGTTGAAAGTCATGTTGAACTTAGTTAATTTATGATCTTATAAATTCAGTCGATGCATGctttaatttatttgtaattgcCATATAAATAACCCACCGTATTGCAACGGTCTTCAGGATAGACCAAGTCTCAGCCGTTCAGCAAGTCTTGGCCATACAAGAGATGATCAAATTCAACCACCTTCACAAATCATTGGCACTGATAGCCCCAACAGTGCTCACACATCAGAATATGAAGATGCTGAATCAGGTGCAACATTTGCTACATGTAATGTATCTTTTTGTTGTGCATTCGCGTAGTGCAATTCACTTTTCATATTTCAATCCTTATGCATCTTGTCTTTCAGCTTATTCAAAGCAAGACACGAAGCAGCAGATAATTGTCAGACAAGTTCCAGATACCACTCTTTCACTAAGATGCGGCGACATGATGATTGACTAATGATCATCTAGACTTTTTGAGCCCTTGCATTCCATTTCTAACGCAGCTTATGTGTAAGTAATGCACTTTGCATGTTTTCACGTGGTTTTGTAACTTAAATTGgttgtttatttattattgttcgCGTCGGCACAGTTTGATCCAACATCCAAAGATGAGCTCCTGGGAGAGTTTACATAGGACAGGCTTCGAGAGACCATCGGCGGGCAGCCCATCACTGCGATGTAACTCGACTCGACTCTTACAGGTAAAATACCTCTGCGGTCACCGCTCTCTCTTGCTCCTTCACTGCTTCGTCCTCCGACGCCCCGAATCCAGGAAGCGGGGAGCGCAGCATCGACGCCGCCGCGATGCCGCCCCCGTCCCCCGCCTTCGTCGGGATGGGGACCTCTTCCCCACCGTCTTAGGAGATCTTTCGCTCAGATTAAATTAGTCATCTAATGATTATCGCGTACGTGATTGTTGTCAGGTTCAGTGTTCTGTTGCAGATGCGCTGGATCCGTTCAACCAGCAGCGGAGCCTATCCGATGTCTTCAATGTGGTGGACCGGATGCTGGATATTTTCCCATTCGGGGCGGGATGGCGTGGGGGGGGACGCGAGGGAGGACGACAGAGCGCTGTACCTTAAGGGGGAGATGCCGGGACTCGGGAAGGACGACGTGCAGAGAATAGCACGCTGGTGATTAAAGGGGAGGCGTCTAAGGAGGGAGCGGAATGCGGCGGAGGGGAACAAGGGGGAGACCAGGGAAGGGAAATGGCGCGACGCAGGTACAGTAGCCGCATCGAGCTTCCGGAGAATCAGTATGATTCTGAGTCGTTGTCGTGCCAGCGGTGGTGCAGTGCACACGTCCGTGTGATGTGGGTAGTGAACAGTTTGTAGTGTTTTTTTAACAATCCTTAAATTGCTAGCttccaagaaaaaaaagaaagagtgaATGATGGGTCTTCCGAAGCTATTCGTTTGTTAATTGTGATCAGCAGATATTAGTAACGATTTTACGCATTCAAACATCAAATGTATTAATGCAATCAAACTGATAGCCGAGGTACAATATTGCTTCGCAGTATTGCAGCTTTATTGCGCAGAAAAATCTTTTGACCCTGGAGAAGCAAGAAGCTTTTGGTACTCAACAGCGTGTCAGACTTGGCTGGATGGCTTTCTTTGCACCGTCAATGGAGTGACCAGAGGTCCATACAGAGCATAACAAAAAGGGTCGCCAAATCGGCTAATTTGTGACATTTTAACTAAATATTCTAATAGATCTCACTGCTTCAATAACGAAACCGACGGCAACTGACTTACCATATTTAGTTGTAAAAGTTCGGCAGTACTTTAAACATCCAATTAAGGTAAATAAATAAAGAGGTAAATATTATTTCTTTTTAACAAGCCAATCCTTAAAATTGGAGTAACTTTTATAGTCCTGGATGCCTTTTAATTGAGTAAAAACTTCATTTCATTGATCAAACTTTGGTTTTAGGGGCTACAAGATTTGATCTTATAATGCATTTCATATACCTCAGCTAATACGGATTTATTTTGGTTCTGATTAAGCTTTTGTGAACATATAGCATGAGTGGTGTCATTTCCTCATGACCTTTTGCAAACATTAATATATAAAAGAATGCATATTCGCATGAGTGGTATCAAACACTCAATTTGAAACCCTACTAAgagataaattccttttgatgaGTGTTTTTCATTGTCACGGTGATTTGGATTGTTTTGATGAGGAGGAATCAAAGATGTTTTCCTTTTTCATGATGATTAGGATTGCTATGATGAGGTGGTAAGTGAATGTGGCGATCCAAGCAACCAAATCTACATGGTACTCTCGACCtttaaatttctaagtaaactaaaACCAttaaaagacaagaaagaaaagatactAAAATGATAGAGACATCATCACCCAATGGAAAATTTGATGATTAGATGAACCAAATAAATCGACTCGAGACTTTAGatataaaaatgaaaatgaaaatgaagaaagagtatGAGAGTTCGATCTTTAGTTAAAGACTATTGATTCTGAAATCTTACTATCTTGACAACTTAAAGTCTTTTGACAATGGCCTCCACAAATGATCAATAGTGATATGTTTGACCATGCATCCTTAATGACTTCTTGTCTACTTTTGTTCACTGTTCAACcaatgaagactttgaccattatttaagtaaaaaaaaaactaaaatgcaatcccccccctctctctcttagatatatatataaaattctttATTTGTATTTTTCAATATATAATTGTATCATTGATTTATTGAAAATGACATGTGGATGgcaataaatataattaaataaggtCCAGTGTGTGTGGTCATGGTCCATCAATTTCTAATCTGGCTTATGCATACATATccatctaattaattaatttgccAATTGTTCACAAAATTTCATGGAATATTGTGATGTCTCTTTCTCTTTTTTCTTGTGGCACCATAAGGAATCCAGCTTTGAAAAGTGAGACATGTACCAAACCAAGGACATtgcttggaaaaaaaataaatgaaaagcaaaatattttaaagaagttttttgaaaaaaaaaaacaaaaccaatTGATAGACCAATTTATGATTATAAGATAATCAAGTGGTTCACTACTAGTGACAAAAAGGTAGCTTCCATTAGCAAACAAAAACATGGATATATTAATTCCACAATTTGGCCCTTCCaaagaattattttaatttaaaggaATTTAGTTGGCATTTCAATTCAAAATTAGAGCATTTATGGGTGTTTGTGGTTGACACTACCCACCACATCAGTGCATGTAGGTGGCCTCACATCCCACTGTAGAATTAGATTTTTTTCTCTtgatttaattctttttttttttctaaactgaGGCAAAATTAAGTGTAGTTGGCAAATTTGATTGAACTTCTTCTCCATTAATACGCAATAGGCAAAATTGTCGTCCCAAAAAGCTATAATTGTTAGCAACATGAGATTTTCATAATTATTGAAAGTTTAGGTTAAGCTTGAAGCATCGAGGTATAATATAATAGAGGAAGAATAATTAGGACATCAAGATCAAATATCTCTAACACCATAGAATTAGTCCTCGGGATTATAGTATCGTAGTAAAATATCTAGGTTGTCACCCAAGTACTTACGGTTCAATCCCTAATTATGAggtatttataagaatttttactCCAAATGATGGGTGCAATCAAATTAAAGAATGTTGGACTTCTGTACTGATATGCTTTCCGATTTACCCTAATAACTAGTGAAAAATTTTCGTAGAACTAATCAATCATCTTAAAAATAATCAATGAGATTaaccaaaattattattattattttccttaaAACCATCGAATTAAGGTTAGAACCTAAGCGTTTTTTATCCATCCTCAATTATAAAAACTctcttgaaaagattttttttttttttaaatgatctaGTAAGACTCTAAAAATGCTGCCTTGTGATTTGTGAATGAAACCTATAGCAATGCCAAAATagtcaaaattttccttttatattaAGAAAATAGTAGGCTAAAATAGAAGGAAAAAAGAAGAAGCAATATATTTGTGACATTACATAAGAACATgagtaaatataataattttattcaTTTGTGTGGCGTCTTCAAATTAAAACTACATTTTTTTTAACTATGCTTACGCAAAGTTAGTTAAGGGATTGACTTAATTTCTTCTTTGATTCTATACATTTCTTGCAATATTTTAATAGGTGCATGTTGCACATGCATTCTATTATATATCAAATACTACTTCGACGACTAAATCTCATTTCAATCGAGTCCTTTTgatatgaaaatatttaattttgtcgaTTGCATCATCTTACAACTCGGCAAAATGacaaaaagtaaaataataatacAAACATGGAAGTGACATGGAGAAAGTAGGTTGATgcaattcatattttttttttaaaaaaaacttctttaagaataattttgatGAAAGGTAATTTATCATTTTGGTTAACAGTTTGGATCTCATCACAACCTAGGGACTGTGGAACAAGTGATCCAAAAATCTAAATATATATAGTTTAAAATTATTCACTCGAGGACATTAATTGATGGTCCCGACTCTACTACTTTCTTTGTTTTGCTTTTGCTAAGCTACATGCACCACGGCCATAGAAAAATGCTTAAGAGAGAAAATGACACAGAGGCAACAGCAGAAAGGATCCAAAAGCATACACCTCAACATGTCATTGCTCTGCTGTGCATGTTTCTGACCAAAAAGAAAGTGTTTTCATCCCTTTAATACAGTAACAAAAAAGCTGCCAAGCTTTGTTCTTTACATTGTTGAGAATCATAAGACAGGTAGAAAAAGTAGTGAGCATAAAAAGCAGTGTTTGCTAAAACAAAAgcccaaagtttttttttttaccttgtgATAGTTTATCTGATCTTAGTTTTCTGTGGGAAAGATCTTTGTTATCTACCTAAATTCTTGCTGGAATCCAAAGCCTCAGATTTACTAGTGGGGGTATGAGTCTGTTACTGATAAAGAGACAGTTACCATGTTAAACAAATGAAAATGCATCCACTTCCAAAACCAAGAGATAAAACTATCATCTGTCCTACTTTTGAGTTCAACAGAAAACACCTTATTCTTTTGCTTCCTCCAacaagagagagaagagagacctTTACTCCTACTTTTGTCTTCAACATGGAAAGCTAAGCCCTTCAGTACACATTTCTAAGTAGAGATTATAGCAAAGCTAGCTCCATTTACAGTAGTTTTTTTACATGAGATCTCATATCATGTGCTTGCTCGATCCTGTGGCTCATTCCCATCGTTCTGAGTAATACCAAGGGAGGTTTGGTGCTTCTTCTTCGGAGAACAAGCTACTACAAGGCTCTTGACCTTCTCCGTAGAGGGATTTTACTTCAGAGTAGTTCATCATCTCATCTTGAGCCTCGATCTCGAACAAGGAGGAGCACTGAGAATTGAGCCCCATGAAGCTGTGCTGCTCCAGCACCACCACAGAATAAGGACTGGTTTCATCATTGAACACCGCACTTGAATCGCTGTCAGAAGCGCCATCTCTATAGACAAAAACTGATTTTTTATCGTCGTCAGCGCCTTTCTTCTTCGACTCCGTTGCAGATCTTGCCAGCCCGGACTTCAGCTCCTTTAACTGAACCATCGGGGATCAGACAAAGTGAGTTATGCAGGGTTGGTTAGCTGAAGCAACCAAAATTTGCGACTTACATTTCCTTCGAGGGCCTCCTTTTCACGGCGGAGCGCATCGTAGTCGAGCTTGAGAGAATCATGCCGTGCTTTCAGCACGGCATAGTCTCTTTCGAGCTGCTTAGTTTTCCATCTGGCACGGCGGTTCTGGAACCAAATCGCCACTTGACGTGGCTGCAGGCCTACTTCTTGTGCCAGTCTCACCTTCCTCTCCGGGTCTAATTTGTTCTCCACTTCAAAATTTTTCTCTAGAGCTTTTACTTGATCTACACTAAGCCTGCGCTTCTTCTCTCCGAGTGATGACTGTCCATAGGAGCACAGCTCCTCCTCCTCTGCCTCCTCCATACCATTTACAAGAAGGGACTGAAATCTTTCCTCctgcttctccttttcttcttcttctgttataCAACATGAAATAGAAGAATTTAAATTACAAGAATGGAGAAGGTAGCATGAAAGAAAAGATAAGAATATGTTGGCCTGTATACCAGAACAGCTAACATCTTTTCCTTCATGTCCTGAAAAAGAGCCTGAGCTGCTGAGCCTCTTCATTTGTCTTACTGCTTTTTTCAGCTGGTGATGGTGGCTGTGTGGATGGTATAAGAATAATTGAAATTGGTATGATAAGAGGAGGTCGATGAGAAAATACAGGCAGCTGATGGAGTCGTCAGTTAGTTTCCATGGTGCCTCTTATTTCTTCTCCTTATTTTCTACCTCTGACTTGTGCCTCTGAACTCCTCACAAGAAGCAAAACTCTCTTTGTGAGCCTTCTTTATATGCATCTTCAATTTTCCTTAAAGCATACAGATATCAAATGAGAGGAAGGAGAACAGGTTAGAGCTGCAGGAATCTAGCAGTCTATATATAAAACCAACAAAGTTCTAGAGGTGGTAGGATTAAAGGGTGAGCTTAGTTATTGGTGGGGGGAACAGATGAAATGACACCTAAATGAAATGCAAcctaaatcagaaaaaaaaaaagttttgttAAAGATCAGCAAATACTAGTTTATACAAAAGCAATATTTTGTGGAGGAGATGATGGTGGTTGGTGTGGGGAAGAgtgattttatttatgttttttttttggtttttgctAGTAGGCCCTAAGCAAGCTTTACTTATATAGCTAAATGGATTTACTTTCTTGGGTAAACATCGGATTTGCATGCTCAGCTACTTTGGCCGTTGATGAAGCTCAAAAGGCAAAACCAATGCGACGTTGTGTCTACATTATCTTTCAACATATATTATGTGATGGGCTTTATGTTTGAAAGATATATGACCAATTTTTAACGGGTGTAAAATATCTCTTTCATACAAAGGGTCATGAGACCACCGATACTGTACCATTTAAGGTGAACGATATCATCAATAAAGATAATTGTCTTAATCTGCATTCTCCATGaatgaaaatgtttttttttctagGCAATCACTTCCAGCCAAGTATTGTACTTGCAACATTTTGACATAAGGGATGTCTGcatccattttttattttttatttctaatttcatGAGGATGCACAAGACCTATGATAAAAGCATATGGATGAATCTAATGTTTTAGGTGATCAGTCTTATATATATTCACTGCCTAATTTAAAGCAA
It contains:
- the LOC122027461 gene encoding homeobox-leucine zipper protein HOX13-like, whose protein sequence is MKRLSSSGSFSGHEGKDVSCSEEEEKEKQEERFQSLLVNGMEEAEEEELCSYGQSSLGEKKRRLSVDQVKALEKNFEVENKLDPERKVRLAQEVGLQPRQVAIWFQNRRARWKTKQLERDYAVLKARHDSLKLDYDALRREKEALEGNLKELKSGLARSATESKKKGADDDKKSVFVYRDGASDSDSSAVFNDETSPYSVVVLEQHSFMGLNSQCSSLFEIEAQDEMMNYSEVKSLYGEGQEPCSSLFSEEEAPNLPWYYSERWE